Genomic DNA from Prevotella intermedia ATCC 25611 = DSM 20706:
GTTGGTAGGCTCGTCGAGCAACAACACGTCGGGCTTTTGCAACAATAGGCGGCAGAGTGCCACACGGCGACGCTCACCACCCGAAAGGTGCGTTACAGGAAGGTCGCCGGCAGGGCAACGCAAGGCTGCCATAGCACGTTCGAGCTTTGAATCCATGTTCCAAGCATCGGTAGAATCTATAATATCCTGCACTTCGGCTTGGCGTTGCATCAGCTTGTCCATCTTGTCGGGGTCGCCATAATACTCTTCCAAACCGAACTTCACGTTAATTTCGTCGTATTCGCGGAGCGCATCGTAAACGTGCTGTACGCCTTCTTGTACGTTTTCCTTGACGGTTTTCTCTTCGTTCAGCGGTGGATCCTGTGGCAGATAGCCTACGGAATACCCAGGGCTGAACACCACTTCGCCCGATGTTGGTTGCTCAATGCCCGCAATAATCTTCATTAACGTGGACTTACCAGCACCGTTCAAACCGATGATACCTATCTTGGCACCATAGAAGAACGAGAGGTAAATGTTCTTCAGAATTTGTTTTTGATTTTGTGGGATAATCTTTGAGACTCCCACCATTGAGAAGATAATCTTCTTGTCGTCTACTGTTGCCATTTATTTTATTGTTGTTTTGATTTGTTATAAGTAGGATTTATGAACACCTTTTTGACTTCTGCACCTTATTCTCCGTCTGCTTCTTTTGCTCGCTTGCGTTCGTCCAAGAGTTGGAAATCTTTCTTTTGCAGCACAAATTCCGTACCCAAGTACTTTTCTTTCACAATCTTGTTGGCAGCCAATTCTTCGGGTGTTCCCTTGAAAAGTATCTGTCCTTCGAAGAGCAAGTAGGCACGGTCGGTAATGTTCAGTGTTTCGTGCACGTTGTGGTCGGTAATGAGAATGCCGATGTTGCGGAACTTCAGTCGCCAGACAATGTGCTGAATGTCTTCCACCGCAATAGGGTCTACGCCTGCAAAAGGCTCGTCGAGCATAATGAACTTAGGGTCTATCGCCAGGCAGCGTGCTATTTCGCATCTGCGTCGTTCACCTCCCGAAAGACGGTCGCCAAGGTTTTTGCGTACTTTCTCCAAGCGGAACTCCTTGATAAGGCTCTCCATCTTTTCTATGCGCTGCTGCTTGGTGAGCTTCGTCATCTCCAACACGCTCATAATATTGTCTTCGACGCTCATCTTTCGGAATACGCTTGCCTCCTGTGGCAAGTAGCCGATGCCAGCCTTGGCACGCTTGTAAACAGGATAATTGGTGATTTCCTGCTCGTCGATATAAACGTGTCCTTCGTTTGGAACTACCAAGCCAGTGGTCATATAGAACGATGTCGTCTTGCCTGCGCCGTTCGGACCCAACAAGCCAACAATCTCTCCTTGTCGCACATTGATGCTTACGCCGTTGGCAACGGTGCGTTTGCCGTATCGTTTCACAAGTCCTTCGGTGCGAAGAACGCTGCTTTTATCGCTTTCGGGTTCAATGATTATGTTTTCAGTGTCGAGCATTTGCTATTTTGTTTCTGTGTTGCAAAAGTAGTAAAATAAATGCTAATATCATTGATATTGATTAAAACAATGGTTTATATTGCAGTTTTTTAGCGGATTTTGGTTACTTTTGCATCTGCATAGATAAACAAAGAACAATGCTTATATTCAATTGGCTGACAATTTTCGGCAAATACTTGCTTTTAATGGGGCGTGCATTCAGTCGTCCTGAACGTTTCCGTATGTTTTTAAAGCGATATGTCAAGGAGATGTCGCAGCTTGGTGTCGATTCCGTTGGCATCGTCTTGCTTATTTCGTTCTTCATCGGAGCCGTTATCTGCATACAGATAAAACTGAACGTTCAAAGTCCGTGGATGCCTCTTTGGGTATCGGGATACGTTACGCGCGAAATTATGTTGCTTGAATTTTCGTCGAGTATCATGTGTCTTATCCTTGCAGGAAAGGTGGGGTCGAACATTGCTTCGGAATTAGGCACGATGCGCGTTACCCAGCAAATCGATGCTTTGGAGATTATGGGCATTAACTCTGCCAGCTACTTGATACTGCCGAAGATTGCGGGACTTATTACGATTATGCCTTTCTTGGTTGTCTTTTCTGCTGCAATGGGTATCGTGGGAGCATACGCAACTGCTTACGTCGCCCACATTATTACACCGGTAGACCTGACAGCGGGGCTTCAGCACGACTTCAACCCGTGGTTTATGTATATGAGTATCACAAAGAGCCTTTTCTTTGCCTTCATTATTGCGAGCGTATCGTCGTTCTTTGGCTATACGGTGAAAGGCGGTTCGGTAGAAGTGGGCACGTCTTCAACCAATGCGGTGGTAAGTTCCAGCGTGCTGATTCTGTTCAGCGATGTGTTCCTGACACAACTTTTAAGCTAACACGACACCTTTTCTTAATCGGCATAAACAAAGATGATAGAAGTTAAAAACCTATATAAATCGTTTGGAAACAAAGAAGTTCTTCACGATATAAACACGAAGTTTGAAGATGGTAAGACCAATCTTATCATCGGACAGAGTGGTGCAGGAAAGACGGTGTTGGTGCAATGCCTTGTCGGACTGCTTGAACCGACGCGCGGCGAGGTGCTATACGACGGCCGCAACTTCGTAATGATGAGCAAAAAGGAAAAGATTTTAATGCGAAGAGAGATGGGAATGATTTTCCAAGGCTCTGCTTTGTTCGACTCGCTCACCGTTTTCGAGAATGTCCGCTTTCCGCTTGATATGTTTTCGGATATGACTCCGAAAGAACGCGATAGGCAGGCGCAGAAGTGTATCGACCGTGTGAATCTCACGGGAGCAGAAAACAAATATCCGGGAGAGATATCGGGTGGTATGCAGAAGCGTGTTGCCATTGCGCGAGCGGTGGTAATGAACCCTAAATACTTGTTTTGCGACGAGCCAAACTCTGGGCTCGACCCTAAGACGTCGTTGGTAATCGACGAACTTTTGTCGGATATTACAAGAGAATTCAATATTACGACCATCATCAACACCCACGATATGAACTCCGTGATGGGCATTGGCGAGAATATAGTCTTCATTGCCGACGGAAGAGCAGAGTGGCAGGGCAACAAGGAAACAGTGCTGTCGGCTAACAACAAGAAGCTGAACGACCTTGTGTTTGCGTCCGATTTGTTCAAGAAAGTGAAAGAAGTAGAGAACGAAGAAGTCAAGTAAACAGCATTACTGTGGAAATATAATTTTAAAAGCTCCTAAGCTTTCGTCGGAAAGCTTAGGAGCTTTTTATTGATTGCTCGGTATCTTTCGGTGGTTCGCTCGGTATCTTTTGGCGGTTTGCTCGGTATCTTTTATTTCATCGGCTTGCTGAAACAATAATGCCGCTTATCCTCTTTTGGGATAAACGGCATTCGTTGTTTGGTTTCTATTATAATGATAACGTTAGCGCATATACCATAAACCGCGCCTTTTAAGCATCGGAACAACCACTTCTTCGGTGGTGCTGTCGCCGTAATGCAGTAAGAGGAAAGCACTTGCCGTGCTGTCTTTTGCAAAGAACTTTACATTCCGAATGCTTACTTTCTTTATGCCTTTACGCTGTTTGTCTTGTCGTTTGGTAAACGCTTTAAAGTTCTCAAACATTTGGCGTTCGTAACTTTCAGGCAGTTTGTCGGGCAGGTTCATACCTTCTAAGAATTGTTTGTATTTGCCCGAAATAAGATTTTCGTAATAGTGTTTCGCAGCTTCTGCCGCTATCGCACCGTGGTCTGTTTCCTTCTTTTCGCTGCAAGAGGAAAGTAGAAGAACTGCAGGGAACAGGGCATAAAGTAGTTGTTTCATACTTCTATAAATGTTTACTTCTGACGTATAAACACGTTGATTGGACAACCGTTGAGGTTCCAACGCTCGCGTATCTTGTTTTCCAAGAAGCGGCGATAGGATTCTTTTACGTACTGAGGCAGGTTTGCATAGAACACAAACGATGGTATCTGCGTGTTGGGCAACTGCGAACAGTATTTTATCTTGATGTATTTGCCCTTTACCGATGGTGGAGGCGTTTCCTCTATGATGGGCAACAGCACTTCGTTGAGTTTGGTTGTGCCAATGTGCATGTTTCTATTCAGATACACTTGCTTTGCTACATCGAGTATCTTGAAGATGCGTTGCTTGGTGAGTGCCGATGCAAAGATGATGGGAAAGTCTACAAACGGAGCCATACGCTCGCGAATGGCATTCTCGAAAGTCTTGATTACCTTTTGGTCTTTGCTCTCTACAAGGTCCCATTTGTTTACAACTACCACCAAACTCTTGTTGTTTCGCTGAATTAACTGGAAGATATTCATGTCCTGCGCCTCAATTCCGCGCGTGGCATCAATCATCAGAATACACACATCAGAGTTTTCAATGCTGCGAATAGAGCGCATGACGGAATAGAATTCAAGGTCTTCTGTTACCTTGTTCTTGCGGCGGATACCTGCTGTATCAACAAGATAGAAGTCGAAACCGAACTTATTGTAACGCGTGTAGATGCTGTCGCGCGTTGTGCCGGCTATCTCTGTAACGATGTTGCGGTCCTCGCCGATAAAGGCATTGATGAGGCTCGACTTGCCAGCATTAGGGCGTCCAACGACGGCAAAGCGTGGAATTTCGTCTTCAAGTCCTTCATCGGGCACGTCTTTCATACGTTCAAGGAGCAAGTCGAGCAGGTCTCCCGTGCCACTACCAGTCTGTGCGCTGATGCAAACAGGGTCGCCAAGACCTAAACGGTAAAAGTCTGCCGACATATAGTATTCGCCACTGTTGTCTACTTTATTGGCAACAAGGATTATAGGGAGCTTCGTGCGGCGAAGGATTTGTGCCACATCTTCGTCCCAGTCGGTAACTCCCGTTTCGTTATCGACAACAAAAAGCACCAAGTCTGCCTCTTCCGTAGCCACTAAAACCTGCTTGCGGATAGCATCTTCGAATATGTCGTCGGAATTAACAACCCAGCCACCAGTATCGACAACTGAAAATTCGCGTCCGTTCCATTGGCATTTTCCGTATTGGCGGTCGCGCGTTGTGCCTGCCGTATCGCTGACAATGGCACGGCGGCTTTGGGTTAATCGGTTGAAAAGTGTAGACTTACCCACGTTGGGGCGGCCTACGATTGCTACTAAATTTGCCATTTATTGATGGTCTTTCCCACGCTGAGAAACATCTCAAGGGGTCAAGGTGAGGTCTGCACCTTATGAATATTTGCCGAAGATGACCACGTCTCCAGCCCTCGCACTGTGCGAGAGTTCGCCCTACATACAGTCAGGGCGTTGCTTGTTGTTTCGTTTGGCTTCTTTCCTTATTCAGGATTGTAGCCGAAGTTGCCCAACTCTTTCTGTGAGTTGCGCCAGTCCTTGTCCACCTTAACAAAGGTTTCCAAGTATATTTTCTTGTCAAAGAACTTCTCAAGGCTCTTTCGTGCCTCGGTAGAAACCTTCTTCAATGCCTGTCCCTGATGCCCGATGATGATGCCTTTCTGGCTGTCGCGCTCCACATAGATAACAGCATTGATGTGTATTTTCTTTTCGTCTTCCTTGAAACGCTCTACCACAACTTCAACAGAGTAGGGCACTTCCTTGTCGTAATAGCGAAGAATTTTCTCTCGGATAATTTCCGATACAAAGAACTTTGCAGGCTTATCGGTCAGCTGGTCTTTGTCGAAGTACGCCGGACTTTCGGGCAACAGCTCTTTAACGCGCTTCATCAGCGTGTCGGTACCGAACTTGTTCTTTGCCGAAATAGGCAGAATTTCTGCCTTGGGCAGCAGTCCGTGCCACTTTTCAACAAGAGCGACGAGTGTCTTTTGGTCGCTTTCATCGATTTTATTGATGAGCAAGATAACTGGAATTTGCATTTTTGCCACCTTCTCCAAGAAGTCTGTATTCTTCTCTGGTTTCTCTATAACGTCGGTAACATAGAGCAGAATGTCGGCATCGGCAAGGGCAGACTCCGAAAACTGCAGCATTATTTCCTGCATCTTGTAGTTCGGTTTCAGCACACCGGGAGTATCGGAAAACACGATTTGCATGTCTTCCGTATTCACAATGCCCATAATTCGGTGGCGAGTAGTTTGTGCCTTGAATGTTGCAATGCTGATTTTCTCGCCGACGAGTTGGTTCATCAGCGTGCTTTTACCCACGTTGGGGTTGCCTACTATGTTTACAAATCCAGCTTTGTGCATATCTTTGAATTAAAAAACGCACCTATCTTTGTTTGCAAAGAAAGATGCGTTAATCTTTTGTTATATACGAACTAAGAATTTTATTTCTTTGCCACTGCAGAAGCTCCGTCGTATGCCCACTTGTAGTAAGATGCGCCGTGAACAAAGCCTGCACCAAAGGCTGTGAATACAATGTTATCGCCTTTCTTCAGCTTAGCTTCCTCGTCCCAAAGTGCAAGTGGAATAGTTGCAGCACTGGTGTTGCCATAGTGCTGAATGTTGATTATCACTTTTTCCAATGGAACATTGGCACGCTTTGCCACAGCTTCGATGATTCTGAGATTGGCTTCGTGTGGAACAACCCACGCAACATCGCTTTCTGAGAGGTTGTTGCGCTTCAAAATTTCCATAATGTCGCTGCTCATGCTTGTTACAGCATACTTGAAAACCGTGCGTCCCTCTTGATAGAGATAGTGTAAGCGACGGTCTACTGTAAACTGAGATGTAGGACAGACAGAGCCACCTGCCTTCATGTGCAGGAATGGCAGACCCTTGCCATCGGTACGAAGGAAAGAATCCTGTACGCCAATGTTTTCTTCGGTAGTTCCTTCAACAAGAACTGCTGCCGCACCATCGCCAAACAATACGCACGTCTGACGGTCTGTGTAGTCTACAATCGATGACATCTTGTCGGCAGCTATAATGATAATGCGCTTATAGCGTCCGCTCTGTATCATCGTTGAAGCTACGTCGAGCGTATAAAGAAATCCGCAGCAAGCGGCAGAGAAGTCGAAACCAAAGGCATTCTTCAAGCCTAACTTGCCTATAACGATAGAGGCGGTTGATGGAAATTTATAGTCTGGAGTTGTTGTTGTAACGATAAGTGCATCAATGCTGTCGGGGTCGGCTCCTGTTTTCTCTAAGAGCTGCTTTGCCGCCTTGCGCGCCATATAGCTTGTACCAAGTCCCTCCTCGGTTAAGATTCGGCGTTCCTTGATGCCCACACGTTCCATAATCCATTCATCGGTGGTATCGACCATACGCGACAATTCCTCGTTGGTGAGGATATAGTCGGGTACATAGCCGCCGATACCAGTGATAATGGCATTTATCTTCTCCATTCTCGTTTACTCTTCAGTTTCGTGTTCGATAGCAACCATACCACGATAGTAGCCGCAACTTGCGCAAACTGTGTGGTAAACGTAGTAATCTCCGCAATTAGGGCATACTGCCAATGTTGGAGCTTCTGCTTTATCGTGAGTTCTTCTTTTGAGTGTACGAGTCTTTGACTGTCTTCTTTTAGGATGTGCCATAATTCTTTAAACGTTTAATATTTTTTATTTTTTTAATTTTAATAGGGCTTCCCAGCGCGAATCCATAGGTTTCTCGTCTTCCGAACCGCTTCGGGCGGCAGAGTGTTCCTCAAGGGCTCTTATCATAGCAGGGTTGCATTTTCCAGGTGCATGCACATGCTTGATAGGCAGAGCAAGAAGTATAAATTCGTAGACGAACCATGAAACATCGAGTATTCCTTCGTTCTCGGCCACCGTAACAAGGTCGTCGTCTTCTGAGTATGCGTTTCCAAACTTAGCTTCAAGACGCTGTTGCGTCTCGATAGGTTGCTCCATATCGTCCAAACAAAGGTCGCACGGCAGTACAACCGTTCCTTTTTCGTGGAAATCGAGTGTGAAGTAATCGTTCTGCGTGCGTACTATCTTTAACGAAACGTGCACGTTTCCGCGACTCACTTCGGGAGCATCAACTGCCTTAAAGTAAGTATCGTCAAGGTCGAACTCGAAGCTATTCAAGCCGTCGGCAAGACCCTTCAAATCTATTTTAAGGATATCCAAGTCCATAATCGGTGTGCAAAGTTACGAATATTTTTCTGATATTAAGCAAATTAAAAGCAAAAATTATATATTTGGCTATTTGCAAGAAGTTTTATAGCGACAACTTCACATATTTTATTTTATAGGTGGAAAGAAGGCAATAAAGGTGTAAATATTTTTCAAAGAAACATCTTTTACTTAACTCGCTTGTTATCAGTGTGTTGCAAAACCTATTGTTTTGCGTTCCAAAAGCGTAGGTTTTGCACGGTAAAAGCGGCTCTTTTGCATCGCAAAACCTACGCTTTTGCAATGTCAAAGCGCAGTTATCACTTTTTAACAGAATTATCTTTACAAAACGGAAGCGGAAATTCGGTGTTCCCTTTCGATAGTAAAGAGGAAATGAACCTACAAATAATAAGGATTATTCGTTTGATTTCAGTTCTATTCTGAATGTGGTTCCCTTGCCCAGTTCGGAACTTTTCACAAAGATTTTACCGTTATGGTATTCCTCCACAATGCGTTTGGCAAGACTTAACCCCAAGCCCCAACCACGGCTTTTGGTGGTGAATCCGGGGCGGAATACATTGCGCATATCTTTCTTTTTTATGCCTTTGCCCGTGTCGCTGACCTCTACTATAACACGTTCGCCAACGGTTTCTACACGTAGCGTAATTGTTCCCGACTCGCCGCCCATAGCATCGACCGCATTTTTACAAAGGTTTTCTATTACCCATTCGAACAGCGAAGCATTGAGGCGGATAATTATATCGTCGGCAGGAAATACCTTTTTCAGCTGGATAGTCTTCGATGTGCGACGGTCCATATAGTCGATAACGTGGTCGAGCACTTCGCTCAGACTCACTGGAACGGCTTCGGGCAGCGAACCAATCTTCGAGAAACGGTCGGCAATGAGCTGCAACCGCTTCACGTCTTTGTCCATTTCGGGCAGCAAATCGTCGTCGGGATAGGTTTCCTTCAATATGGTAGTCCATGCCATAAGCGACGAAATGGGGGTGCCAAGCTGGTGGGCTGTTTCTTTGCTAAGACCTACCCAGACCTTGTTTTGCTCTGCTCGCTTCGATGTAAGGAGCGCAAATATAGCCACCACGACGAAGAGCATTACCACACCCAACTGCACGTAGGGATAGAGTGCCAGTCGTTTCAGCATCAGCGAATCGTCGTAACACACGTCGATATATTCGTTTGAAGCGTCGGAAAGTTGTATTCTTATGTTTTGCTTGTTGCTTTTCAGGCGTTTTGCCATAGCCGATACATACAACAAACTGTCTTTGTAGTTCTTGGCATTGATAACGACGTTGCGGAAGTCGGTTACGTTTTCATCGTTGTCGAGCACCACGACGGGAATGGTATTGTTGTCGTTGAGCACTTTCAGAACCAATGCAAGGTCGGTATTTTCGTCGGCTTGGCTCAGTGCGCGCATCGCCTCTGCCCACACTTCCATCTTAGTGCGTTCCTGCCGAGCCAAATCTTTCGTAAGGATATTCGATGCTACCAACGACACAACTGCAATTGCAATTGCCGCCACAACAAGAATTATCTTTACCTGCCTTATTCTATCTGTCCATTGCATAACGCTTATATAAACGACTGAAAACCGATTTTATTGTATGCCGTTATGCCCTCTTTGGCACGTATGGAAACAATAAGGGCGCACCTGAAATTCAGGTACGCCCTTGTAGTGTAAGTTTAATGATAACCGAATTAGAGGCAAGTCATCACTTTATAAAAACCTTCTTGGTTGTTCCGTTAGAAGACTTCACGATGTTCAGACCTTTCTGCAAGTGCTGGAGTCTGTAACCATCGACTGAATAGTACGTCTCGGTGGTGTTGTCGTTGACGGTGGCATTCTCGATACCTGCATAGACTACTTCGGTAGTCAGTGGGTCGCTTGAATACTTCTTGCCATCTTCCTCGTATACCATTACTACTGAAAGCTTCTTTATAGAAGAGTCGTAGAAGTGCAACAGACGCTGGTCGTCTGCTATCTTAATGTCTTCATTCTTCTTGTCTTGATAGTTGAAAGGAATATTAATCATATCGTTATCAATGTAGAAGTATTGAGATTTCTTGAACTCGAAAGGTTCTGTGTTATCACCAATGTAGACATTATAGTACATCTTGGCGGGGTCGAGGTAGTTGCCATCAACATCTGCGTTCTTTACATAGAAAGCCAATGTAATGGTGGTCATCGAGTAGTCGTAGCTTTCAACAGCCGAACAGTAGTGCAACTTCGGTGTTTCTGGCTTGGCAGCCTTCTGTTGGTATGGAGTCAGAACCAAATTTTCAAGATTTTCGAGGTCTTCTGTCGGAATATTCTTCGCACTGCTCTTACCCATTATAATCTTGAGTATCTTGTCGTTGGTGAACGCACCCGTTGTGCTGTTGATGTTAAATTCGAGCTTTTCGGCAATGGTTGTAGCATCGTTGTAGGCTGCTGCGAAAGCGTGATACTCTGATGGGTCGCTCGAATACTTCAAGAAATCTTCTTTTACAGCTTTGCCAAGATACTGGTTAGTCAGCATAACAGCCTTGTTGCCGTCTTTTGTAAGCTTCACCCAAATGTCGGCAAGTTTCTTGCTTTTTGAAATTCCTTTCAAGTAAATGTCGTTACCGTCGATTGCAGCCTCGATAATGCGTGGAGATGTTTCACCCTTGCAAGTAAGCGTGTACTGTTTTTTGGCAGCCGAAGCAGGAGGTGTAACAAGCTTGTCGGTGAGAGGTTGGATAGTAACAGCCCAGTCGCCGTAACGACTTTCCCACATATTCTTGTTGTCTACCATTCCCAATATTTCGTCCTTAGAACCAGCTCCTAACATCGTAAGTGTAGAACCGTCCCAAGTGTACTCCATATAGTTCTTGCCTGCTACAACAACTTCGTACTTGTTGTTGTCTTTGATTGACATACGGTTAAGCGTGAATATACGTTCAGAGTTGCCCGAATCCTCATCGTCGTCGCCACTGTTGTCCTTGTAGATTACTTGAGGCAGCTTTGCCTTGTACTTTCCGTCGCTGACCTTTTCTAATTTCAGCCAAGACTTACTATTAAGTCCTGAAAGAGGATTGTAAATGTAAAGGCAACCATCATCGCCTTCCACAATTTTAGAAACCAAACCTTCGTATCTACCGACGTCTGTGCCTGTCCAGCCTTTCTTTACCCAAGAGTCGCTGCTACGGTACATATTATCGATTAATTTTCCTTTTGGTGTGTCTACTATCTGTGCTGAAGCCGTGAGGCTCAGTGCTAATGCGCAGATAGAAAATAAAGTTTTTCTCATAATTCTATATATTTTAGATTAGATAAATAAATAATTCATTCATTTTATTTTAGAAATCATATCCAAGTCCAAAGGTGCAATAGCTGCTTCCAGCATCAACAGTTTTCAGCATATAAGCTCCGTTTATGCGCAGTCCGCGATACTTAACGCCTGCACCCATGGTAAAGTGGCTGAGGTTGTGGTCGCCATATTCGTAACCTGCCCGCACCGACACCATATTATTATAGGTGTATTCGAGTCCGCCACCAACCATAAACACTTTAGATTCTGATGGCTGGAAGAAATATCGTGTAGACAATGCTGCACCAACTTGGTGCTTGTCTGCCATATCAACCGACAATGCTCCACCTACTGCAACGTGTGTAGGCATTGAAGCCTTGTAGCCGTTGCCGTAATCGAGTTTAGGACCTATTGCAGCTACCTTGGCATCTACCATGAAGTTTGCAGCCTTGTTTGCTATCGTCATATCGTTGTTCTGATAGGAAGCTCCTACGGTAAATGCGCCACCATTGGCATTTTTTGAGAGGTGGCTGAATATGATATTTCCCATTGCATAGGCTGAAAAGCCTTTACCTATCATATAAGCATAACCAAAGTCGATGGTCCAATCGTAGGGCTTGTACTCTTTGGTTGGCTCTCCAAGCATATTAGAACCTTTGAACTTTAGTCCACCTGCATAGCGGAAACCAGCAAATGCTGCGTGTCGCTTGGCAAACTTATAGCCCACAGTGGCTGTGTATAGCCCGAATGTTCCTTCAATACCTTCTTCCTTTTCGTATATGGAAGCAGAAGCATCTGCTGTAAATTTCTTATCCACGCCGAAGAGTGCAGAAGGATTATTGTATAAGTACATTCCCTCAGCAGCTACCGAGGCATTGCCCATAGCAGCTGTTCTTGCATCGGTATTTGCAGTTAATATAGGAAGAGTCTGCCCTTGGGCATTAGCCTGCGTAGCACCGAAAAGTGCTGCGCAAGCAATTATGATGATGTGTTTTGACTTCATACTCGTTGTAATTATCGTTTAATGAACATTTGGGTGTATTTGCCCTTACTCGTATGTACGGTAAGTTTGTAAG
This window encodes:
- the lptB gene encoding LPS export ABC transporter ATP-binding protein — translated: MLDTENIIIEPESDKSSVLRTEGLVKRYGKRTVANGVSINVRQGEIVGLLGPNGAGKTTSFYMTTGLVVPNEGHVYIDEQEITNYPVYKRAKAGIGYLPQEASVFRKMSVEDNIMSVLEMTKLTKQQRIEKMESLIKEFRLEKVRKNLGDRLSGGERRRCEIARCLAIDPKFIMLDEPFAGVDPIAVEDIQHIVWRLKFRNIGILITDHNVHETLNITDRAYLLFEGQILFKGTPEELAANKIVKEKYLGTEFVLQKKDFQLLDERKRAKEADGE
- a CDS encoding MlaE family ABC transporter permease, which produces MLIFNWLTIFGKYLLLMGRAFSRPERFRMFLKRYVKEMSQLGVDSVGIVLLISFFIGAVICIQIKLNVQSPWMPLWVSGYVTREIMLLEFSSSIMCLILAGKVGSNIASELGTMRVTQQIDALEIMGINSASYLILPKIAGLITIMPFLVVFSAAMGIVGAYATAYVAHIITPVDLTAGLQHDFNPWFMYMSITKSLFFAFIIASVSSFFGYTVKGGSVEVGTSSTNAVVSSSVLILFSDVFLTQLLS
- a CDS encoding ABC transporter ATP-binding protein, with translation MIEVKNLYKSFGNKEVLHDINTKFEDGKTNLIIGQSGAGKTVLVQCLVGLLEPTRGEVLYDGRNFVMMSKKEKILMRREMGMIFQGSALFDSLTVFENVRFPLDMFSDMTPKERDRQAQKCIDRVNLTGAENKYPGEISGGMQKRVAIARAVVMNPKYLFCDEPNSGLDPKTSLVIDELLSDITREFNITTIINTHDMNSVMGIGENIVFIADGRAEWQGNKETVLSANNKKLNDLVFASDLFKKVKEVENEEVK
- the der gene encoding ribosome biogenesis GTPase Der; this translates as MANLVAIVGRPNVGKSTLFNRLTQSRRAIVSDTAGTTRDRQYGKCQWNGREFSVVDTGGWVVNSDDIFEDAIRKQVLVATEEADLVLFVVDNETGVTDWDEDVAQILRRTKLPIILVANKVDNSGEYYMSADFYRLGLGDPVCISAQTGSGTGDLLDLLLERMKDVPDEGLEDEIPRFAVVGRPNAGKSSLINAFIGEDRNIVTEIAGTTRDSIYTRYNKFGFDFYLVDTAGIRRKNKVTEDLEFYSVMRSIRSIENSDVCILMIDATRGIEAQDMNIFQLIQRNNKSLVVVVNKWDLVESKDQKVIKTFENAIRERMAPFVDFPIIFASALTKQRIFKILDVAKQVYLNRNMHIGTTKLNEVLLPIIEETPPPSVKGKYIKIKYCSQLPNTQIPSFVFYANLPQYVKESYRRFLENKIRERWNLNGCPINVFIRQK
- the era gene encoding GTPase Era yields the protein MHKAGFVNIVGNPNVGKSTLMNQLVGEKISIATFKAQTTRHRIMGIVNTEDMQIVFSDTPGVLKPNYKMQEIMLQFSESALADADILLYVTDVIEKPEKNTDFLEKVAKMQIPVILLINKIDESDQKTLVALVEKWHGLLPKAEILPISAKNKFGTDTLMKRVKELLPESPAYFDKDQLTDKPAKFFVSEIIREKILRYYDKEVPYSVEVVVERFKEDEKKIHINAVIYVERDSQKGIIIGHQGQALKKVSTEARKSLEKFFDKKIYLETFVKVDKDWRNSQKELGNFGYNPE
- a CDS encoding beta-ketoacyl-ACP synthase III, which translates into the protein MEKINAIITGIGGYVPDYILTNEELSRMVDTTDEWIMERVGIKERRILTEEGLGTSYMARKAAKQLLEKTGADPDSIDALIVTTTTPDYKFPSTASIVIGKLGLKNAFGFDFSAACCGFLYTLDVASTMIQSGRYKRIIIIAADKMSSIVDYTDRQTCVLFGDGAAAVLVEGTTEENIGVQDSFLRTDGKGLPFLHMKAGGSVCPTSQFTVDRRLHYLYQEGRTVFKYAVTSMSSDIMEILKRNNLSESDVAWVVPHEANLRIIEAVAKRANVPLEKVIINIQHYGNTSAATIPLALWDEEAKLKKGDNIVFTAFGAGFVHGASYYKWAYDGASAVAKK
- the rpmF gene encoding 50S ribosomal protein L32, yielding MAHPKRRQSKTRTLKRRTHDKAEAPTLAVCPNCGDYYVYHTVCASCGYYRGMVAIEHETEE
- a CDS encoding YceD family protein — protein: MDLDILKIDLKGLADGLNSFEFDLDDTYFKAVDAPEVSRGNVHVSLKIVRTQNDYFTLDFHEKGTVVLPCDLCLDDMEQPIETQQRLEAKFGNAYSEDDDLVTVAENEGILDVSWFVYEFILLALPIKHVHAPGKCNPAMIRALEEHSAARSGSEDEKPMDSRWEALLKLKK
- a CDS encoding sensor histidine kinase, whose protein sequence is MQWTDRIRQVKIILVVAAIAIAVVSLVASNILTKDLARQERTKMEVWAEAMRALSQADENTDLALVLKVLNDNNTIPVVVLDNDENVTDFRNVVINAKNYKDSLLYVSAMAKRLKSNKQNIRIQLSDASNEYIDVCYDDSLMLKRLALYPYVQLGVVMLFVVVAIFALLTSKRAEQNKVWVGLSKETAHQLGTPISSLMAWTTILKETYPDDDLLPEMDKDVKRLQLIADRFSKIGSLPEAVPVSLSEVLDHVIDYMDRRTSKTIQLKKVFPADDIIIRLNASLFEWVIENLCKNAVDAMGGESGTITLRVETVGERVIVEVSDTGKGIKKKDMRNVFRPGFTTKSRGWGLGLSLAKRIVEEYHNGKIFVKSSELGKGTTFRIELKSNE
- a CDS encoding PorV/PorQ family protein, which gives rise to MKSKHIIIIACAALFGATQANAQGQTLPILTANTDARTAAMGNASVAAEGMYLYNNPSALFGVDKKFTADASASIYEKEEGIEGTFGLYTATVGYKFAKRHAAFAGFRYAGGLKFKGSNMLGEPTKEYKPYDWTIDFGYAYMIGKGFSAYAMGNIIFSHLSKNANGGAFTVGASYQNNDMTIANKAANFMVDAKVAAIGPKLDYGNGYKASMPTHVAVGGALSVDMADKHQVGAALSTRYFFQPSESKVFMVGGGLEYTYNNMVSVRAGYEYGDHNLSHFTMGAGVKYRGLRINGAYMLKTVDAGSSYCTFGLGYDF